The DNA window CACCGCGCCGGCGGCCCCGGTCTTGAACGGATTCATGCTCGCCCCGTCGAGGACGGCCAGCGGTTCGCCGCTCTCGGCGTCGAACAGCGGCGTCATGAACCACGCGTTGCCGGCACCGAAGCCGGAGGTGTACATGTAGCCCCCGACGACGCCCGTCTCGGGGAGCAACGCAGCGTAGCTGGTGAACATCCCGTCCGGATCCGAGCGGAAGAACTTCTGGCGCGGGTATGCCGGTGCACCCTCGCCGACCTGTCGATAGCCCTCTCTCACGGCGTCGACGTACTCCGCCGGCGTCGCGAGTCCCTCGAGTTCGTCGCTGGTCAGAAACAGCGTGTCTGTCATACGCTGACACTCACACTCGAGGGAGAAAAAGCGTGCCGATACGGTGGGCCGGTAGTCGAACGGAGAGAAGCGCCGAGACCTACAGGCTACGTCTTTCGGTGTTCCTCGACGACGTCCCAGTCCAGTTCGATGCCCAGTCCGGGCGTGTCCGGCACCGTAATGCGGCCGTCCTGAATCAACGGCTCGTCGGAGTCGACCAGGTCGTCCCACCACGGCACGTCCCGCGCGTGGTACTCGAGGGCGAGGAAGTTCGGCACGGTCGCGCCGACGTGGACGCCGGCCATCGTCGCGACGGGGCTGCCGACGTTGTGGGGCGTCAGCGTCATGTAGTACGTGTCGGCGAGTTCACCGATCTTCTTCGTCTCCGCGATACCGCCCGTTTTCGGGATGTCCGGCGCGACGAACGACACCGCCTGCTGTTCGACGAGATCCTGGAAGCCGTGTCGGCCGTAGCAGTTCTCACCGGTGAGCAGCGCCTGACTCACGTTGCGGTTCAACTGGGCCATCGCGTCCTCGTTCTCCGGCGGGAGCGGGTCTTCGATCCACGCGAGGTCGTAGGGCTCGAGCGCCTGGCACAGCTTCTCGGCCGCCTCGACGCTGAAGTTCCAGTGGAGGTCGACCGCGACCTCGGCTTCGTCGCCGACTTCGTCGGTGACCGCCTCGACGAGCGCTCGCTTGTGTTCGATCTCGGGACCGTCGAAGTGGCGTGCGAGCGTGTCTATCTCCCGGCCGGAGGGCACGTCGAGGTCGAACTTGACGATCTCGAACCCGTCGTCGACCGCGGACCGCGCAGCCTTCGCGTAGGCGGCGGCCTCGTAGGCCTCCGTCGGCTGTTCGTCCAACGCTGCCTCGACCATCCCCTCGCCCGCGTGGCAGTCCGCGTACAGTCGAACTTCCTCGCGCATCTTGCCGCCCAGTAGCTGGTAGACGGGTTGCTCGAGGATCTTACCGGCGGCGTCCCACAGCGCGAGTTCGACGCCGCTGATGGCGATAGTTCCCATTCCCTGCTGGGAACCCCGCCCCGAGAGGCTCTCGCGCATGAGGTGGTAGAGTCGTTCGACGTCGAGGGGGTTCTCGCCGCTCAAGACGGGCTGTAAGTAGTCCGTGATCACCTCGTGGACGCCGGGAGAGGGGTAGGCTTCGCCGATGCCCGTCACGCCGGCGTCGGTCTCGAGCGTGACGATCGTCCAGGGGAAGTTGCCGTCGACGACGACGGTCGAGACGTCGGTAATTTCGGGTGTCCCCGTGTTCCGTTCGGGCGTCTGGTCGAAATCTGGCCACATAGTCGTCGCCAACCGGGCCGCGAAATCAGAGTACATGGTACCGTGGCACATTTTACAAGCGTTGGCATTACTCTTGTGGGAACTGGTGCCACAGTCGTGTTATTCCGACGACGGCTCCGGGATGACCTTCTCGGGATTCAAGATCCCCTTCGGATCGAGCGTGTCCTTGATCGAGCGCATGAGGTCGAGTGCGACGCCGTGTTCTTCGGCCATGAACTTTCGTTTCCCGATGCCGACGCCGTGTTCGCCCGTCGCGCTGCCGCCTAACTCGAGGGCCTTCGAGACGACGCGTTCGTTCAATTCGTGGGCTCGAGCGACCATCTCCTCGTCGTCGGGGTCGACCAGCGGCGTGTAGTGGAGGTTGCCGTCGCCCGCGTGGCCGACACAGGAGACGGTCAGATCGAGGTCCTCGCCCGCGTCGGAGACCTCCTGGACGATGTCCGGGTAGTTCGAGATGGGGACGACGACGTCGCCCACGAGCGCGACCTCCCACTCCTCGCGGTAGGACGTCGTCGCCCAGTACTTGTCGCGACGCGCCTGCCAGATGTCGTCGATGTTCTCCTCGGCCGCGGCCGTCCACGACTCCATGCCGTGATCTTCACAGATGAGTTTCGCGAACGCGAGATCCTCCTCGATGCCGTCGTTGTTCGCGTGGAGTTCGATCAGCAGCGTCGGTTGCTCCTCGAACTCGAGGTCGTCGTGGTAGGCGTTGAGCATCCGTATCGACATCCGATCCATGAACTCGATCGCGCCGGGGACGAGCGCCGAACCGATCGCGTCCGAAACGGCTCGAGAGGCGTCCTCTCGCGACGGGAACGTCACGAGCGCCGCCCGCCGGTGTTCGGGCACGCCGACCAGGCCGACGGTCACCTCGGTGACGACCCCCAGCGTCCCCTCGCTCCCGATAATGAGGTCCTTCAGGCTGTAGCCCGCCGAGGTCTTCACCACGTCGCGCCCGCACTCGACGATCCTCCCGTCGGCGGTCACGACCTCGAGTCGGCGGACGTGATTTCGGGTCTCGCCGTAGCGAACCGCGTTGAAACCGCTCGCGTTCGTCGCGACCATCCCCCCGAGCGTGGCGATGTCGCCGCTCGAGATGCCGGGAGCGAACCGGAGGCCGTGCTGGGCGAGGTGCTCGTTCAGGTCGTCGTAGACCACGCCCGCGCCGACGGTCGCGTGGAGGTCGTCCGGCGAGACGCTGATCTGCTCGAGGTCCGCAGTGGTGAGAACGATCCCGCCCGAAGCGGGGATAGCGTTACCCTCGAGACCGGAGCCACCGGACCACGGTGTCACCGGAATCTCGCGGTCGTTCGCCGCCGAGAGTACCGCGGCGACCTCCTCGGTCGAGGCCGGCCAGACGACGGCGTCG is part of the Natronorubrum sediminis genome and encodes:
- a CDS encoding enolase C-terminal domain-like protein, which translates into the protein MYSDFAARLATTMWPDFDQTPERNTGTPEITDVSTVVVDGNFPWTIVTLETDAGVTGIGEAYPSPGVHEVITDYLQPVLSGENPLDVERLYHLMRESLSGRGSQQGMGTIAISGVELALWDAAGKILEQPVYQLLGGKMREEVRLYADCHAGEGMVEAALDEQPTEAYEAAAYAKAARSAVDDGFEIVKFDLDVPSGREIDTLARHFDGPEIEHKRALVEAVTDEVGDEAEVAVDLHWNFSVEAAEKLCQALEPYDLAWIEDPLPPENEDAMAQLNRNVSQALLTGENCYGRHGFQDLVEQQAVSFVAPDIPKTGGIAETKKIGELADTYYMTLTPHNVGSPVATMAGVHVGATVPNFLALEYHARDVPWWDDLVDSDEPLIQDGRITVPDTPGLGIELDWDVVEEHRKT
- a CDS encoding FAD-binding oxidoreductase encodes the protein MGTQTDAEYECGFLEDVIDDGRVADEPSVREQYAVDASPHAGRLPDAVVWPASTEEVAAVLSAANDREIPVTPWSGGSGLEGNAIPASGGIVLTTADLEQISVSPDDLHATVGAGVVYDDLNEHLAQHGLRFAPGISSGDIATLGGMVATNASGFNAVRYGETRNHVRRLEVVTADGRIVECGRDVVKTSAGYSLKDLIIGSEGTLGVVTEVTVGLVGVPEHRRAALVTFPSREDASRAVSDAIGSALVPGAIEFMDRMSIRMLNAYHDDLEFEEQPTLLIELHANNDGIEEDLAFAKLICEDHGMESWTAAAEENIDDIWQARRDKYWATTSYREEWEVALVGDVVVPISNYPDIVQEVSDAGEDLDLTVSCVGHAGDGNLHYTPLVDPDDEEMVARAHELNERVVSKALELGGSATGEHGVGIGKRKFMAEEHGVALDLMRSIKDTLDPKGILNPEKVIPEPSSE